The following proteins are encoded in a genomic region of Corylus avellana chromosome ca4, CavTom2PMs-1.0:
- the LOC132179597 gene encoding uncharacterized protein LOC132179597, with amino-acid sequence MGTDRELDIAYGYKTRPSSLLSSIFMSTVNRAAKTLVSVAKTEQAEKWKATDHLRFVVMLMTWLTVWVLRVLMDYFPCSIGPPPQYLLAGFPSVGSFDLSSSSSLMPSFPSLDLVVHEGLDGPSVQALGRALSQILALLNDIPATSGKYQFAMAMAERVMDENARYGHAALLQINRMALASAFARTSNLLHRALERTQAEDDDDANSGAWTARVIRALPMGSYLSNLTSYMKGFRVCVNVIMSTVANAGTCQLQKKRQLAGVASEREVEELMAEKLAQELLWITTKLRDYGAVDEALVQWSFASGLASLSLCSNVRVQGFMVKISAILCRDLSAGEGMAISSQVKFRLLLFWLPLFCHASNGLAYPVLTRFEKMEVERAIDEVLSSLAAGDQEVILTNWLQDFAIAASDWPNLQFSYDRWCQFSRIVVT; translated from the exons ATGGGAACAGATCGAGAGCTAGACATAGCATATGGCTACAAAACCAGGCCTTCGTCTCTCTTGAGCTCCATTTTCATGTCCACGGTCAACAGAGCCGCAAAGACGCTCGTTTCCGTGGCGAAAACTGAACAGGCGGAGAAGTGGAAGGCCACGGACCATTTGCGCTTTGTGGTCATGCTAATGACTTGGCTCACTGTGTGGGTTCTTAGGGTTCTGATGGATTACTTCCCTTGCTCTATAGGCCCCCCTCCTCAATATCTCCTTGCAGGCTTCCCGTCCGTTGGATCATTCGACTTGTCATCTTCATCATCCCTAATGCCTTCCTTTCCTTCGTTGGATTTGGTTGTTCATGAAGGACTTGATGGACCGTCCGTCCAAGCCCTTGGGAGAGCGCTCTCACAA ATACTTGCGCTCCTCAACGACATCCCGGCGACGTCCGGGAAATATCAATTTGCGATGGCGATGGCCGAAAGGGTAATGGACGAGAACGCCAGATACGGCCACGCGGCGCTTCTCCAGATCAATCGGATGGCCCTCGCTTCAGCATTCGCGCGTACTTCAAACCTTCTACACCGCGCTCTCGAACGCACACAAGCAGAAGATGACGACGACGCCAACTCTGGCGCGTGGACCGCACGCGTGATTCGGGCGCTTCCTATGGGGTCTTACTTGAGTAACTTGACCTCCTACATGAAAGGGTTCCGCGTTTGCGTAAACGTCATAATGTCTACTGTGGCCAATGCTGGCACGTGTCAGTTACAGAAGAAGAGGCAACTGGCGGGGGTAGCCAGTGAGAGGGAGGTGGAGGAGCTGATGGCGGAGAAGCTGGCTCAGGAGCTGCTGTGGATAACGACTAAGCTTAGGGATTATGGAGCCGTGGATGAAGCTTTGGTGCAATGGAGCTTTGCCTCTGGTCTagcctccctctctctctgttctaATGTTAGGGTCCAAGGCTTCATGGTCAAGATCTCAG CCATACTATGCCGAGACCTGAGTGCTGGAGAAGGCATGGCAATTTCGAGCCAAGTGAAGTTCAGGTTGCTATTGTTTTGGCTGCCCTTATTTTGCCATGCAAGCAACGGGCTGGCATATCCTGTGCTGACAAGGTTTGAAAAGATGGAAGTAGAGAGAGCAATAGACGAAGTACTCTCCAGCTTGGCGGCAGGGGATCAAGAAGTCATCCTCACAAATTGGCTGCAGGATTTCGCCATAGCTGCTTCAGATTGGCCCAATCTCCAATTTTCTTACGATCGGTGGTGCCAATTTAGTCGTATAGTTGTTACATAA
- the LOC132177683 gene encoding E3 ubiquitin ligase BIG BROTHER-related has translation MENDNSNSNSNNAKAATGGPKPNTNNHNNDDGQEYDENPNHTNAEEKQEEEEHRVEEEEEDDDDGGEEKEGRGSDVEQPPQPPSQPSRTPFTNLSQVDADLALARTLQEQERAYMMLRMNNEGSDYGSWEAGSYVHDDEDDFEDPHNDTDGDDDDDDDEEAVERYGVDVDDDEDAFDVHAHEEAGEDNNPIIEFDPAVFSSDEAYARALQDAEEREMAARLFALAGINDREADYIEDHGGNSQDTWEEVDPDELSYEELIALGEIVGTESRGLSADTIASLPSVNYKSGSSQNGSNDSCVICRLDYEDGETLTLLSCKHSYHSECINNWLKINKVCPVCSTEVSISGNS, from the exons ATGGAGAACgacaacagcaacagcaacagtAACAACGCCAAGGCGGCTACCGGGGGACCCAAACCAAACACCAACAACCACAATAACGACGACGGCCAGGAGTACGATGAGAACCCTAATCATACGAATGCTgaggaaaaacaagaagaagaagaacatagagtagaagaagaagaagaagatgatgatgatggtggtgagGAGAAAGAGGGACGTGGATCCGACGTGGAGCAGCCTCCTCAGCCGCCGTCTCAGCCCTCGAGAACGCCCTTTACTAATCTCAGTCAGGTCGATGCTGACCTCGCTCTCGCTCGTACCCTTCAAGAACAG GAAAGGGCATACATGATGCTTAGAATGAACAATGAAGGGAGTGATTATGGAAGTTGGGAAGCAGGAAGCTATGTgcatgatgatgaagatgattttGAAGATCCCCATAATGACACTGAtggggatgatgatgatgatgacgacgaGGAGGCAGTGGAGAGATATGGAgttgatgttgatgatgatgaagatgcttTCGATGTGCATGCTCATGAAGAAGCTGGGGAGGATAATAACCCCATTATTGAATTCGACCCAGCTGTGTTTTCAAGTGACGAGGCCTACGCAAGAGCCCTGCAGGATgctgaagagagagaaatggctGCTAGATTGTTCGCCCTTGCAGGGATAAATGATC GGGAAGCTGATTACATAGAGGATCATGGTGGTAACTCTCAG GACACATGGGAGGAGGTTGACCCCGATGAACTGTCCTATGAG GAGTTGATAGCACTGGGTGAAATAGTTGGGACGGAGAGCAGAGGGCTTTCCGCTGATACAATTGCCTCTTTGCCTTCAGTAAATTACAAGTCAGGAAGCAGTCAGAATGGAAGCAATGATTC CTGTGTCATTTGCCGGTTGGACTATGAGGATGGTGAAACATTGACATTGCTTTCCTGCAAACATTCCTACCATTCTGAATGCATTAATAATTGGTTGAAAATAAACAAG